The Methanosarcina acetivorans C2A genome includes the window GAGCAGGTGACATGAAAACACCGAATTTGAACTGGCTTACAAGGGAACCATACCGAACACCAGTGTCAATTATAATTGGTCTTATATTGGTAATAATCACGGTGTGGTTGACATCCGTGGTGAGTGGTTGGATATGGTGAGTTGGTAGGGAAATGACATGATGTATGAGAACCTAAAAAACCATTTGATAACAGACGATTGCACAAATGATGTCTATGTTGCAGCCGAAAAAACAGAGAATGGGTATAAGCTTTGCTGTGAATGCGGGGTAGTGCTTGAAGTATCTGAAAATCCAGTGGGTAGGGTACTTGTCTGTGATATCCAGGAAGAAGACTATTGGGTAGTCGGAGAGTCCGAACGTGTCATTAACTCATCGTAAAACGAATGGACGGTGTTCTAAATGTCTGCACACTTGAACGTAGAATCTAATGGAGATAAAGTCGTAATCACCCTTTCTGGTGGCTTTGAGCAGGATCTACTCGAAGAATGGGCCCACGTTGATAAAACATCAATGGAAATTGTACCTTTGGCTCTTAATACCCTCATGGATGAAATTGAGACTGAATCATTAAAAATATAGAAGAAAAAATTACCTGAATCGTGACATTTAACTTATTTTATACAGTAAACACCCAGAACACAATTGTATTTTTAAAACTGTTCTCTGAAAAGAAGGCTGGAAAATACTTGTTTTTCAAAATCCATATTACCCTAGCCTACCATAAATACGATATATACAGCAACAGATTATTATACTTCACAATAGAAGTAATTAAGAGAATTTTTATATATAATTTCACATTCAAAAACCTCCTTTCAGGTCTTAAGATTCAACCATATTTCTGATGTCAAACTTAATCGCTCTTCTAGCTGAATTGCCCTTCTTACAAAATCACTTTTTTGAGAACTTGCCTTTCAACAAAGTTGGCTTTCAGCAAAGTTGGCTTTCAGCAAAGTTGGCTTTCAGCAAAGTTGGCTTTCAACAAAATTGTCTTTCAGCTAAATTGCTCTTATATTTTCTGCGATAAAAGAACAGTTTTATTTAATAAGCATTATTATAAAAAGTAAATAGAAGATATAATTATCAGCCTGTATGACTATCAGTCGATATTAATTTTAAAAGGGGATCAGCATTACGGAAAAAAACATTCAGAGCAAATTCACGGGAAAGGGGCTTCCTGAAAAGGAGTTACCGGACTTTTTTGAGTCAAAGGATGAACTGAAAATTTTCCTGAGGAGTATTCCGCAGGTTATTTTCATAAGGAAAGCCGAATCTGGCTTTCCGGTAGAGTTTGCTTCTGCAAACGTTTCCGGATTTGGGTATGAACCTGCCGACTTCAGAGCAGGAAAAATACTGTATGCTGATATCGTCCATCCCGAGGACCTTGAAGCTTTCAATTTCGGGGTTATAAGCAATTCCGAGCGAGGGATTGCAGACTATATTCTGAAGTACAGGATTCTTACAAAAGATGGAGAGGTGCACTGGGTTGAGGACAGGACTCTCATCCAGTACGGGAAAAACGGCAGGATAAGCCGTTATATAGGGATTGTTTCGGATATTAACACCCGCAGAGAGCTTGCAGAAAAGCTGAAACAGGAAAAGCAGAAGTTCAGTTACCTCCTTAACTCAAGCCGCAGTCTTATAATTATCATGGACAGGCAGGGAAAAATCCTGGAAACAAACGAAAGGGCGTGTACAAGCCTCGGGTACAGCCAGGAAGAACTCCTCAAGCTTGCTCCCTCAAACATCGATACAAGGTATGGAAACCAGTTTCCAAGGCAGGTCAAAAAGATATTTCAGAAAGGAAACATTGCCTTTGAGACCAGCTATCTGAAAAAAGACGGCACTTCTATTCCTGTGGAAGTGGAAGCCCATTTAATGGATTATGAGGGCAGAAGCACAATCCTTACGGTTGCAAATGACATCAGCGAACAAAAACAAATAAAAAAAGACCTCTCAAACTCCCTGAAAGTAAATAAAGTCCTGGAATTAATTGTAAGCAGCAGCCCTATGGTTGTTTTCCTGAGCAGCCCCAGAGAAAAAAGGCCTGTGGAATTCATAACTGAAAACATAATCCTTTTCGGGTATCCGGCAGGGGCTTTTACCTCAGGGGAACTGGCATATGAGAACATTATCCACCCCCTTGATATCGAAAAGGTAAGGGATAACCTGTTCAGGAATTACAAGGAAGGAAAAAACGACTTTTTCCAGGAGTACAGGATTCTAACAGCCTCCGGAGAGGTGCGCTGGGTTGATGAGCAGACGTTTATCCACTCCGATGAAAAAGGGGATATAGAATACCTGTACGGGACCGTTATTGACGTTACCGAAAAAAAGCAGAGTTCGGACTTCCTGCGCATCCGCCGCGATACAGGCACTGCCCTTGAATCAACCGATGTGTTGCAGGATATCTTAAGGCAGCTCCTTGACCTTGCACTTGAGGTTGAACCCCTGGACTCAGGCTGTATCTATCTGATGGGCGAGGCAAACGGCGAGCTGAAATTAAAGACCTGCAGAGGTCTTTCCCCTGCTTTTGTGAAAGCAGCTTCAGGTTTTGGGAAAGCTCAGGGGCTTGTAAACCTGTTCAGGATAGGAAAACCTGTCTACAGGCAGTATTTTGAACTTAAAAAAATGGCTTCCCTTGAAACACCTCCTGAAGAAAAGCTCAGGGCAGCAGCTTTTATTCCCGTATTCTCTGGAGGAAATTTTGCGGCAGTCATGCAGCTCAGTTCCCATAAGGCGGATGAGATTCCCGAAAGTTCCAGAAAACAGCTCGAAACCATTGCCCTTGAACTCGGAAACGAGATTTCAAGGACTAAGGAAAAAGCAGAACTCCAGCAGATTAGCAGCGATTTTCAGGGGCTCTTCAAAAGCATAAAGGACTTCATTTTCATAGTAAACCAGGAAGGCTGCATAGTTCATTCCAATCCTGCTTTCCGCAAATACCTTTCGTATACCGAAAAAGAACTCCTTGGGAGGAATATTCTTTCCTTCCATCCCCAGAACCGGGTCCTTGAAGCCGCAAAAAACTTTTCTGAAATCCTCGAAGGAAAAACATTCCTGTACAGCGTGCCCTTTGTTACCAGGGACGGAACAGAGATTTTTGCTGAAACCAAATTCAGTAAAGGCTCATGGAGGGGACAGGAAGTCCTGATTGCTCTCTCCCGGCCCAGGCCTGAGGAGTGAGAAAGGACGAAAAATATATATCAATATTTAATCTTCTTTTCCACTCAAAATAAAAATGAGAAAAAAATCAGCCCAGTTCATTTTCAAACAGAAAATGAACAGATAGAAGAAATTTTATTTTAAAAAAACTAATATATAAGTCTATCCTCTACCGCGATCTGACCATATCCCTAGAAATACAGCCTACAGATGATGAAAACTGTAATATATCCAAAAAAAGATTTAAGTTAATAAGTAGTTCAAATGAGAGGATAAGGAGCTTCCGAATTTTCTATATATATAAGTCTGCCGAAATTATTTTGTTTGAAGAGGGTTAAAACCACGAGAAATATATTATAACAGGAGAGCTACAGATAAAGAAAGCTCACACCAGCACTTTGGTTCCAACCATGTGAACCCTGATGGGGGAACATATCAGCACTCACGCGAATAGACCCGAACAGACTGGAAAAAAGTACCGCAGCGTCTGGAACCAGAAACTGCACATCGCAGGGCCGGGATAAAAGTCCAAAAATACTATCTACCACCATATCTACCACATCTACAATATCTACACACCACAAAGCCGGCCCTGGTGTGCAGTTGAGATGATTGGAAAACTCCTTTTTAAGATCCCTGTTTCTGATAATTTCTGATTAAACCTTTTTCTGAATATCTTTTCTGAGAATTTCTGATTCTGAACAGACCAGCTTTTTAAGGAAGCTGTTTCCGAAAAGTCTGCTGCTGAAAAAAATCATTGCTGGAAGAACATGTTAAAACCGCGAAACGACCTATTCTGGAGTTTTCTGGAAATTATGAGTTTTCTGGAAATATGAGTTTTCTGGAAATATGAGTTTTCTGGAAATATGAGTTTTCTGGAAATATGAGTTTTCTGGAAATATGAGTTTTCTGGAAATATATTTAACTCCATCCGCCATTTTATTTAGTAGGGAACATAAAATTGCTGCAGATCACACTTTAAGGGGGATGGTACCATCGTTACAAAAGAAGAAGTCATCGAGGTTCTGAAGAGCTGCTACGACCCCGAAATTCCGATCAATATCATTGACCTGGGACTTGTTTACGGGATCGAGATAAAAGAAGACAGGGTGCATATAAAAATGACCCTGACCGCACCCGGTTGTCCAATGGGAGGGCTTATTGCTGAAGACGTGAAGCGAAAGGTCGAAGCAATCAAAGGAGTAAAAGAAGCCGAAGTAGAACTTGTCTGGGAACCTCCCTGGACTCCGGACAGAATTTCGGAAGATGCAATGAGGAAGATAACGGAATAAAACAGCGAATTAAAACCTGGTGAAATTAAACAAAAAAACTGAAACATTATATAAAAAAATAGAAACTAAACCGTTACGGAATAAAACATAAGGAGCAAAAGCAACAAGAGTTAGAGTATAAGGAACAAAAACAATAAGAACTGAAACACCAAAAACCGAAACATAAGGAACTAAAAATTTTGCATTAAAAGTTGGGGGAACAAATATGGGAAATCAGGATCTTAGCGACCTGCCAATGAAAGTAAAGCTGCCTGAGCTGGATGCTGCAGGCAGAAGCCATATAGAAGAACTCATCGCAAAGCGGAGGTCCATACGGGAATATGCTGACAGAGAACTTTCCGAGCCGCTCATTTCTCGTTTTCTGTGGGTAACCCAGGGAACCAGTTCAAAAGAGGGGTTAAGGACAGCACCTTCGGCAGGCGCACTTTACCCTCTTGAGGTCCATGTCGTAATCGGAGAGGGCAGTGGACTTGAAGCCGGTATTTACAGGTACGTTACGGAAGAACATTCCCTTATCCAGGAAATCCCTGGCGATATGAGAAAAAAACTCTCGGAAGCTGCCCTATCTCAGGGCATGATCAAAAACGCTCCTGTTTCACTCGTAATTTCTGCAATCTACCCGCGCATAACAAGCAAATATGGAAAAAGAGGACTTAGATACGCCCACATGGAAGCCGGACATGCTGCCCAGAACGTATATCTTCTTGGAGTTGAATTGGGAATCGGGACCTGTACAGTAGGGGCTTTTGAAGACGAGGAGGTAAAAAAGGTCCTTAAAATGCCTGCAAATGAAGATCCTCTCTATATCATGCCCCTGGGCTACATCTAAACCTGCCTGCAAATATTTTTCTGTGCAGAAGCAACAGCAGATCAGTAGCAGTAAACCAGCAGATGTGAATCAGCAGAGGCAAATTCGGATGGACCCGAAAAAATAAATCAGAGATTCCTTTTCACTGATGGGTCCGTTTCAGCATTTTCCCTGACCAGCCTGCCTCCAGAGAATGTATAGATTACTGGCCTTGCATTTGCCAGCCTGATTTTGCGGATGTCTTCGTTAGAAATCCCTTCAATATGCTTTATCAGCGCTCGTAAACTGTTCTGGTGAGCACAGACAATTACATTTTTTCCGTCCTGAAGGATGGGAAAGATCTCTTTTTCGAAATATGGCACCGCACGTCTATAGATATCCTTGAGGCTTTCCCCTTCCGGAGGCCCTTCGTCAAAACTCCGGCACCAGTGGAGAATCTGCTCTTCCCCGTATTTCGCTTTCATTTTGTCCTTTTTCTTGCCCTGAAGTATCCCGTAATAGCGTTCGTTTAAGGCTTCATTTGAATGGATAGGGATCAGGTTTTTTTCGGTATTAGGGGGGTAAGCATACCGTTTTTCTTTTCTGTCCTTCCTGGATCCGTCTTCTCTTTCGGTCCTATCCTCTCCTGTCCCGGCTTCTTCGTGGACAAAGACCCCAATTTTTTTCTGCTTTGAAAGGATTAAAAAGAGAGTTTCCTGTGCCCGAATCAGTTTTGAAGTGAAAGTAACGTCCAGATCAATCCCCTCAAGTTCGGCAGCACAGAGAAGGGCTTCTTTTATCCCCTTTCCGGTCAAAGGAACGTCAACCCAGCCTCCGAACCTGCCATCAACGTTCCAGCCGGATTCCCCGTGTCGTACAATTATCAGGTAACTCATTCAGATCTTCCAATCCCAAGACTTAATTCTTGTTTTTTAAAAGATGGTTTTAAAGTATGTTTCGAATAGGTTTATTCGGTAAGGATTTAAAGTATATTCAAAGTATGGATTATAAAGTATGGTTTAAAGTATAAACCTTAAGGTATGATTTTAAAGCAGGACTAAAAATATAGTTTTTCTGATTTAAATCTTCATAATTTAAATCTTCATGATTTGAATATTCATGATTTTTTCGATCGCGGCTTGAACTCAAGTTCCGTATCATAGAGCAGAGACCAGAGGTCCCCCTTTTTGTACATCCTTTCCGCATCTATTTCAGCTCCCTGCCCTATTATTTCGAACCTGACTTTCCGGCCTTTGAAAGTAGCCTTCCCGAGCCTGCTTTCCATCCGGCTGTAGTCAAGGGCATCGGCAAGCCGGATGAGGGCAGCCACTTTTAAGGTAAGATCCTGCAGGTCTTCGGGCATTTTCCCGAAAGCTTTTAGCCTGAGTTTTGCAACCTTCTCTCTCCCAACTCTTTTTTTGTGCAGGAAAGCCGCCCAGGCAACAACCGGCCACAGCCTTTCAGGTAATTCGGCAGGCGGGTGCCGAAGCAGGATATCCCTCCCTGCCCTGTGGTGGTTCTCAAAGTCAGTAGCTACCCCGGTATCGTGCACAAGAGCAGCTATTTCCACTAATTTCCGGTACTCGGGACCCAGCCCGTGGATAGGAGCAAGGATCTCAAAAAGTTCGAGTGCATTCCGGGCCACGTTATCAGCATGGCTGCGTTCAATTCCGTATTTATGAAAAAGGTCTTCCAGGAACATGGGTTCGGGCAGAACATCATCCTCGTACCTGCTATTCCCCCTGGATCTGAAATTAGAGCTCATTCAAAATTCCCTTCATTTTATTTCCATCCTACTATTGAAAATCGACCTGAAGTTATTTCTCAGTTTCCCGAGTTTCGCTTCGGGAGCACGAAGTCCTTTTCACTCGCTTCGCTCGTTCAAGAGGACTACTTGATGGATTTTATTATTGGTTTCGTTCAAGCAGACTACTTTATATATTAGAATAAGGAGCTTCGCTCAAGAGGACCAAAAAGGATTAAGTTACGAAAGTTTCTGTCCCGTACAATCCTACTTACTTAATGAAGAGAAAAGAAAACATGCAAACAATAATTGACGTTTGCTTTTATGCTTATTACAGAGCTCATCCCAAAACTCAAAATTTGCTTCTTGAGCTTGTATTTCGAGTAATCAATCAAGCTCATGATCATGAAAACAATTCTGAAAATTCCCAAAGATTAAGAATAAAGGTGACTTTTGGGATAGCCTCACAGTATATTCAGGCTTTATTCAGATTCTTCTTTCTACTTTTTTCTTTTTTTGTAATTGCTGCCAGACAAGCTGGCGGAAGTACTAATGTTTACCTGTTCTTTGAAAACCAGCTTCTGGGGCTAAGAAACCCGTTCCTTCGATCTGTAGACGTTTCTTCAATATATTGCCTCTCTCAATTGCGGCCTGGTTTGTAGATTATTTTTGTCTTGCCCGATGGAACGGCCAAGGTCCCGGACGGCGCGGTAGAGTAAAATGAGAAATTCCTTTTCCGAGCAGAGAAGATAAAAAATTAACACAGGTGATAAACTCCAGTCTGAGCCTGCTGATAACTGAATTATTATATATCATGTCCCGACTCTTAGTTAACAATGATTGAAATCAGCTTCAAGCAGGGAACTCTTCTCATAAAGGGCAATGTGAGGGTACCGAATTCCATATGGGACGAAAGGAGCGGGAGCTTTCGGGCTCCAGCACTGTATTATAGGGATATTGTCAACTATCTGAAAGAATCCGGCATTGATTTTGAAGATGCCGTACTTGACCTGCTTCCCTGTCCGGACCTTTCAGCAGCTTATGAGGCTTCGGGAAAGAAGCTGAAATTGAGGGACTACCAGGCCGAAGCCCTTGTTGCCTGGAGTGAAAACGAAAAGTGGGGAGTGCTGGTCCTGCCAACAGGAAGCGGAAAAACCCTTCTTGGAATCAGGGCAATTGCCGGGTGCAACACGCCTGCCCTTGTTATTGTCCCGACCCTTGACCTGCTCGAACAGTGGAAAACCCAGCTTGAAGTAGCCTTTTCCATGGAAATAGGAAAGCTTGGGGGCGGAGAGAAGAAAATCCTTCCCATAACCGTTTCCACATATGACTCTGCTTATATCCATGCCGAAACTCTGGGGAACAGGTTCGGCCTTCTTGTTTTTGACGAAGTGCACCACCTGCCTGCAGCCGGGTACAGGAGTATTGCCGAGTTTTCCGCAGCCCCT containing:
- a CDS encoding PAS domain S-box protein — protein: MRKAESGFPVEFASANVSGFGYEPADFRAGKILYADIVHPEDLEAFNFGVISNSERGIADYILKYRILTKDGEVHWVEDRTLIQYGKNGRISRYIGIVSDINTRRELAEKLKQEKQKFSYLLNSSRSLIIIMDRQGKILETNERACTSLGYSQEELLKLAPSNIDTRYGNQFPRQVKKIFQKGNIAFETSYLKKDGTSIPVEVEAHLMDYEGRSTILTVANDISEQKQIKKDLSNSLKVNKVLELIVSSSPMVVFLSSPREKRPVEFITENIILFGYPAGAFTSGELAYENIIHPLDIEKVRDNLFRNYKEGKNDFFQEYRILTASGEVRWVDEQTFIHSDEKGDIEYLYGTVIDVTEKKQSSDFLRIRRDTGTALESTDVLQDILRQLLDLALEVEPLDSGCIYLMGEANGELKLKTCRGLSPAFVKAASGFGKAQGLVNLFRIGKPVYRQYFELKKMASLETPPEEKLRAAAFIPVFSGGNFAAVMQLSSHKADEIPESSRKQLETIALELGNEISRTKEKAELQQISSDFQGLFKSIKDFIFIVNQEGCIVHSNPAFRKYLSYTEKELLGRNILSFHPQNRVLEAAKNFSEILEGKTFLYSVPFVTRDGTEIFAETKFSKGSWRGQEVLIALSRPRPEE
- a CDS encoding metal-sulfur cluster assembly factor; amino-acid sequence: MPINIIDLGLVYGIEIKEDRVHIKMTLTAPGCPMGGLIAEDVKRKVEAIKGVKEAEVELVWEPPWTPDRISEDAMRKITE
- a CDS encoding SagB/ThcOx family dehydrogenase; translated protein: MGNQDLSDLPMKVKLPELDAAGRSHIEELIAKRRSIREYADRELSEPLISRFLWVTQGTSSKEGLRTAPSAGALYPLEVHVVIGEGSGLEAGIYRYVTEEHSLIQEIPGDMRKKLSEAALSQGMIKNAPVSLVISAIYPRITSKYGKRGLRYAHMEAGHAAQNVYLLGVELGIGTCTVGAFEDEEVKKVLKMPANEDPLYIMPLGYI
- a CDS encoding histidine phosphatase family protein, with protein sequence MSYLIIVRHGESGWNVDGRFGGWVDVPLTGKGIKEALLCAAELEGIDLDVTFTSKLIRAQETLFLILSKQKKIGVFVHEEAGTGEDRTEREDGSRKDRKEKRYAYPPNTEKNLIPIHSNEALNERYYGILQGKKKDKMKAKYGEEQILHWCRSFDEGPPEGESLKDIYRRAVPYFEKEIFPILQDGKNVIVCAHQNSLRALIKHIEGISNEDIRKIRLANARPVIYTFSGGRLVRENAETDPSVKRNL
- a CDS encoding HD domain-containing protein, with translation MSSNFRSRGNSRYEDDVLPEPMFLEDLFHKYGIERSHADNVARNALELFEILAPIHGLGPEYRKLVEIAALVHDTGVATDFENHHRAGRDILLRHPPAELPERLWPVVAWAAFLHKKRVGREKVAKLRLKAFGKMPEDLQDLTLKVAALIRLADALDYSRMESRLGKATFKGRKVRFEIIGQGAEIDAERMYKKGDLWSLLYDTELEFKPRSKKS